Proteins found in one Molothrus aeneus isolate 106 chromosome 20, BPBGC_Maene_1.0, whole genome shotgun sequence genomic segment:
- the LOC136565109 gene encoding claudin-4-like, with product MAMMTMQTGGLMMAALGWLGSILTCALPMWKVTAFIGSNIVVAQVFWEGLWMNCVYESTGQMQCKAYDSLLELTSDLQAARALVVTSIFVACLAFFIALSGADCTRCVDDNGTKSRISAVAGVIFIMASIMLLIPVSWSANSIVSNFYNPMVPEALKRELGAALYIGWASSALQLFGGGVLCCSGSQSQQDPYPKKYRAVKTCGPMGYAMKDYV from the coding sequence ATGGCGATGATGACGATGCAGACGGGAGGACTGATGATGGCCGcactgggctggctgggctccatcctcacctgtgccctgcccaTGTGGAAGGTGACGGCCTTCATCGGCTCCAACATTGTGGTGgcccaggtgttctgggaagggctgtggaTGAACTGCGTCTATGAGAGCACGGGGCAGATGCAGTGCAAGGCCTATGACTCGCTGCTGGAGCTCACCTCTGACCTGCAAGCTGCTCGTGCCCTGGTGGTCACCTCCATCTTCGTGGCCTGCCTTGCCTTCTTCATCGCCCTCTCGGGAGCTGACTGCACCCGCTGTGTGGATGACAATGGCACCAAGAGCAGGATCTCTGCAGTGGCAGGTGTCATCTTCATCATGGCCAGCATCATGCTGCTCATCCCTGTTTCCTGGTCTGCCAACAGCATTGTCAGCAACTTCTACAACCCCATGGTGCCTGAGGCCCTCAAGAGAGAGCTGGGGGCTGCCCTCTACATCGGCTGGGCCTCCAGTGCCCTGCAGCTCTTCGGTGGGGGcgtcctgtgctgctcaggatCCCAGTCCCAGCAGGACCCCTACCCCAAGAAGTACAGGGCAGTGAAAACCTGTGGCCCAATGGGCTATGCCATGAAGGACTATGTGTGA
- the METTL27 gene encoding methyltransferase-like protein 27 — translation MGLPAAVRDRVAAVHRGSALPERLRLYDGWAALYEQDVAALEYRAPYLAAASLAFAFPAPRAEARLLDVACGTGLVARELHRRGFRCLDGVDGSAGMLERARSTGLYQELRLCVLGREPLPAPAEHYDAVTVVGALGEGQVPSTVLPELLRVTKPGGFLCLTTRSNPSNLRYKAELEAALGQLEQRGAWQKLLAQEVEYWERATSEEESTQGTGYISGVVYIYQKCPVPNLEEG, via the exons ATGGGGCTGCCGGCTGCCGTGCGGGACCGCGTGGCTGCGGTGCACCGGGGCTCGGCGCTGCCCGAACGGCTGCGGCTCTACGACGGCTGGGCCGCCCTCTACGAGCAG GATGTCGCGGCTCTGGAGTACCGGGCACCGTATCTCGCCGCCGCCTCGCTCGCCTTCGCCTTCCCCGCGCCGCGTGCGGAGGCGCGGCTGCTCGATGTGGCCTGTGGCACCGGGCTCGTAGCGCGGGAG CTCCACCGGCGCGGGTTCCGCTGCCTGGACGGCGTGGACGGCAGCGCGGGGATGCTGGAGCGGGCGCGGAGCACCGGGCTCTACCAGGAGCTGCGGCTCTGCGTCCTGGGCAGGGAGCCGCTGCCCGCGCCCGCAG AGCACTACGACGCCGTGACGGTGGTGGGGGCCCTGGGCGAGGGGCAGGTGCCGAGCACGGTGCTGCCGGAGCTGCTGCGGGTCACCAAGCCGG GCGGCTTCCTGTGCCTGACGACGAGGAGCAACCCCTCGAACCTGCGGTACAAGGcggagctggaggcagcactggggcagctggagcagagaggagcctgGCAGAAGCTGCTGGCCCAGGAAGTGGAGTATTGGGAGAGGGCCACCTCCGAGGAGGAgagcacccagggcactggCTACATCTCCGGGGTGGTCTACATCTACCAGAAGTGCCCTGTTCCCAACCTCGAGGAGGGCTGA